A single region of the Lotus japonicus ecotype B-129 chromosome 4, LjGifu_v1.2 genome encodes:
- the LOC130712677 gene encoding uncharacterized protein LOC130712677 translates to MVASTGRKRKHVSETDSEPEVEPDVPDISTTTKKRIKGKRIPLNVPDAPIDNVSFHFASSTQSWKFVVQRRLAKEKELHEDALGLKEIMDLLVDASLMKTVKDIGRCFTQLVREFIVNIPTDCDDESSYEYRKVYVRGKCVNFSPEVVNEFLGRSPAAVTDEELDLNKVAKTLTGKMVKKWPKKGLLPSGKLTTKYVVLFKIECANWMATNHLSGVTAPLSKMLYLIGTGGEFDFGQLVFEQTLKHAGSYAVRLPSLFPCLLSEIIVQQHPHNPHVVRANEPQGKKPMPLKFAYRLFSGTHVPDIGLSAAKGSASASGT, encoded by the coding sequence ATGGTTGCCTCTACTGGAAGGAAGAGGAAACATGTTTCTGAAACTGACTCTGAACCAGAAGTCGAACCAGATGTCCCTGACATCTCCACCACTACCAAGAAAAGGATCAAGGGGAAGAGAATTCCCTTGAATGTTCCAGATGCACCCATTGACAATGTGTCATTCCACTTTGCGAGTTCTACACAAAGTTGGAAGTTTGTTGTTCAGAGAAGGTTAGCCAAAGAGAAAGAACTTCATGAAGATGCCTTGGGACTCAAGGAGATCATGGATCTATTGGTGGATGCTAGTTTGATGAAGACTGTCAAGGATATTGGCAGGTGCTTTACTCAATTGGTTAGGGAGTTCATTGTGAACATCCCTACTGACTGTGATGATGAGAGCAGCTATGAGTATAGGAAGGTCTATGTAAGAGGAAAGTGTGTCAATTTTTCTCCTGAAGTTGTTAATGAGTTTTTGGGCAGAAGCCCTGCTGCTGTGACTGATGAAGAGCTTGATTTGAATAAGGTTGCTAAGACCCTAACTGGCAAGATGGTCAAGAAGTGGCCAAAGAAAGGATTACTTCCATCTGGGAAGTTAACTACCAAGTATGTTGTGCTTTTCAAGATTGAATGTGCAAATTGGATGGCTACGAATCACCTGTCTGGTGTAACTGCTCCCCTTTCCAAGATGCTCTATCTGATTGGAACTGGTggtgagtttgattttggtcaACTTGTGTTTGAACAGACTCTGAAGCATGCAGGTTCTTATGCAGTGAGGCTGCCAAGTCTTTTTCCCTGCCTCTTGTCTGAGATAATAGTACAACAACATCCTCACAACCCTCATGTTGTGAGGGCTAATGAACCTCAAGGTAAGAAACCTATGCCTCTCAAGTTTGCTTATCGCTTGTTTTCTGGGACACATGTTCCCGACATTGGGCTGTCTGCAGCAAAGGGTTCTGCCAGTGCCAGTGGCACTTAG